A window of the Arachis duranensis cultivar V14167 chromosome 5, aradu.V14167.gnm2.J7QH, whole genome shotgun sequence genome harbors these coding sequences:
- the LOC107490776 gene encoding uncharacterized protein LOC107490776 has protein sequence MWNWFWKQPQPPPPVVLVPPLFDFPPISARTRMLETSYNVLFGKLALKCLFDDYYYQARHFTTRIMLKPIDDPHVDLIATVSGPLDNKTEENITGNALFRWQSDVNDPHTFIDLYVSTIDPILQMRSCAYYPKYGFGAFGVFPMILKKRVGSDESGMMGLRYGSGNLSFGVTLLPFATKDELPKTAWLVSRMGRMTAGVQYEPQQGNAKLSNLMNWSCAMSYGVGSGSPLSPSFNFGLELVKSTQFVASFYQHMVVQRRVKNPLEQNSVVGITNYIDFGFELQTSVDDAIAANNISDSTFQIGASWQANKNFLLKAKVGPSSSSLALAFKSWWKPSFTFSISATRDRADGKVQFGFGIQSESLREASYQRADPNFVMLTPSKEHLAEGIVWETGKRPMLQSDINAGHFDGLPREMRPLDKFL, from the exons ATGTGGAATTGGTTTTGGAAGCAGCCACAGCCACCGCCTCCGGTGGTGCTTGTCCCTCCTCTCTTCGATTTCCCTCCCATCTCTGCTCGCACGAG GATGTTGGAGACATCCTATAATGTCTTGTTTGGGAAACTCGCTTTGAAATGTCTCTTTGATGATTACTATTACCAAGCGAGACATTTTACCACTAGAATCATGCTCAAGCCCATTGATGATCCTCATGTTGATCTCATTGCAACT GTTTCAGGCCCTCTTGATAATAAGACAGAAGAGAACATTACAGGAAATGCGTTATTTCGCTGGCAAAG TGATGTTAATGATCCACATACTTTTATAGACCTATATGTGTCCACGATTGATCC GATTTTGCAGATGAGATCGTGTGCTTACTATCCAAAATATGGATTTGGGGCTTTTGGGGTGTTCCCTATGATATTGAAGAAAAG AGTAGGCTCTGACGAAAGTGGCATGATGGGATTGAGATATGGTTCTGGGAATCTATCTTTTGGAGTAACACTTTTGCCTTTTGCCA CGAAAGATGAACTTCCAAAAACTGCATGGCTGGTAAGCAGGATGGGAAGGATGACTGCTGGGGTTCAGTATGAGCCACAAC AGGGAAACGCAAAACTCTCTAATTTGATGAACTGGAGTTGTGCCATGAGCTATGGTGTTGGATCAGGGAGCCCCTTGAGTCCATCCTTCAATTTTGGTCTTGAGCTTGTCAAAAGCACTCAG TTTGTTGCCTCTTTCTATCAACATATGGTTGTCCAAAGACGG GTGAAAAATCCATTAGAACAGAATTCAGTTGTTGGAATTACAAACTACATTGATTTTGGGTTTGAGCTACAAACAAG TGTTGATGATGCAATAGCAGCAAACAATATCTCCGACTCCACTTTTCAAATTGGTGCATCCTGGCAAGCTAATAAAAACTTCTTGCTGAAG GCAAAAGTTGGACCTAGTAGCTCATCACTGGCACTTGCATTCAAGTCATGGTGGAAACCTTCTTTCACTTTCAGCATTTCAG CCACAAGGGATCGTGCTGATGGTAAAGTACAATTCGGGTTTGGTATTCAAAGTGAAAGTCTTCGAGAAGCCAG TTATCAAAGAGCTGATCCTAATTTTGTAATGCTCACTCCAAGCAAGGAGCACCTTGCAGAGGGCATTGTCTGGGAAACAGGGAAGCGACCTATGCTACAATCTGACATAAATGCTGGGCATTTTGATGGCTTGCCAAGAGAGATGAGACCTCTTGATAAATTTTTGTAA
- the LOC107490778 gene encoding L-aspartate oxidase 2-a, chloroplastic yields the protein MVTCIPAGSGKLHFGVTDCKGRSCIRTACVSDVPIKRNTHKYLSWSQGVSKMLQIHRCKASVSPVCKNQKLFKVISSYKKEGSTKYFDFAVIGSGIAGLRYALEVAKYGSVAVITKAESHECNTNYAQGGVSAVLSPSDSVESHMKDTIVAGAYLCDEETVRVVCTEGPDRVRELISIGASFDHGEDGNLHLAREGGHSHRRIVHAADMTGKEIERALLKSVVNNPNIFVFEHHFAIDLLTCQDGSDISCVGVDTLNTETLEVVRFLSKVTLLASGGAGHIYPKTTNPLVATGDGIAMAHRAQAVISNMEFVQFHPTALADEGLPIKPSKPRENAFLISEAVRGDGGILYNLGMERFMSLYDEREELAPRDVVARSIDDQLKKRSEKYVLLDISHKPKAEILSHFPNIASTCLQHGLDITRHPIPVVPAAHYICGGVRAGLEGETNVKGLYVAGEVACTGLHGANRLASNSLLEALVFARRAVQPSIDLMKSSSLDMTASNFWPHPVVPFSLGSDVIGKIRSVTRELRKELQCIMWNYVGIVRSTMRLETAERKIGKLEAKWEEYLFQHGWKPTMVVPETCEMRNLFCCAKLVVSSALSRHESRGLHYTVDFPHLEESKRLPTIISPSSHVNNTWSSMQLHKQPMYQ from the exons ATGGTGACTTGTATACCTGCTGGGAGTGGCAAACTGCATTTTGGAGTGACAGATTGCAAGGGACGGAGCTGCATACGGACTGCGTGCGTTTCTGATGTGCCTATCAAGAGGAACACACATAAATATCTTTCTTG GTCTCAAGGGGTATCCAAGATGCTGCAGATACACAGGTGCAAGGCTTCTGTATCTCCAGTTTGCAAGAATCAGAAACTCTTCAAGGTCATTTCATCATACAAGAAAGAAGGTTCCACAAAATATTTTGACTTTGCTGTGATTGGAAGTGGAATTGCTGGGCTTCGCTACGCACTTGAAGTTGCAAAATATGGGTCTGTTGCTGTGATCACCAAAGCCGAGTCTCATGAATGCAACACTAATTATGCTCAAGGTGGCGTCAGTGCTGTGCTATCACCTTCTGATTCTGTGGAGAGTCACATGAAGGATACCATTGTGGCAGGGGCTTATCTTTGTGACGAAGAGACTGTTCGA GTTGTCTGTACTGAAGGACCTGACAGAGTCAGAGAATTAATTTCCATAGGCGCTTCATTTGATCATGGAGAAGATGGTAACCTGCATCTAGCGAGGGAAGGGGGTCATTCACATCGTCGAATTGTTCATGCTGCTGATATGACtggaaaagaaattgaaagggCTCTGCTGAAGTCAGTTGTTAATAATcctaatatttttgtgtttgaaCACCATTTCGCTATAGATCTTCTCACTTGTCAG GATGGATCTGATATCAGTTGTGTTGGTGTTGACACTCTGAATACTGAAACATTAGAG gtGGTAAGATTCCTTTCAAAGGTGACTTTGCTTGCATCTGGTGGAGCTGGACATATTTATCCCAAAACTACAAATCCTCTG GTGGCTACTGGAGATGGAATTGCCATGGCACACCGAGCTCAAGCTGTGATTTCAAACATGGA GTTTGTGCAGTTTCACCCAACCGCCTTAGCCGATGAAGGCCTTCCAATTAAACCGTCCAAGCCGAGGGAAAATGCATTTTTGATATCTGAAGCTGTTAGGGGTGATGGTGGCATCCTTTATAATTTAGGCATGGAAAGGTTCATGTCTTTGTATGATGAGAGGGAAGAGCTTGCTCCAAGGGATGTGGTGGCAAGAAGTATCGATGACCAACTTAAAAAGCGCAGCGAGAAATACGTGCTCCTCGATATAAGTCACAAGCCGAAGGCAGAAATTCTCTCCCACTTTCCCAACATTGCCTCTACGTGCCTCCAGCATGGTTTGGATATAACTCGCCATCCGATCCCAGTTGTCCCAGCTGCTCATTACATATGTGGAGGAGTTCGTGCTGGGCTTGAAGGAGAGACAAATGTAAAGGGTCTGTACGTAGCTGGTGAGGTGGCGTGTACAGGTTTGCATGGAGCAAACAGACTTGCTAGCAATTCATTGCTTGAGGCACTGGTTTTTGCTCGACGAGCTGTCCAGCCTTCAATTGATCTGATGAAGAGTTCTAGCCTTGATATGACTGCTTCCAATTTTTGGCCTCACCCTGTCGTGCCTTTTTCGCTTGGAAGTGATGTCATAGGCAAAATTCGATCCGTTACAAGAGAGTTGAGGAAAGAACTGCAATGTATCATGTGGAACTATGTTGGAATTGTTCGGTCCACGATGAGACTAGAAACTGCAGAGCGAAAAATTGGTAAACTAGAGGCTAAATGGGAGGAGTACTTATTTCAACATGGATGGAAGCCAACAATGGTGGTGCCTGAAACCTGTGAAATGAGGAACCTGTTTTGTTGTGCCAAGCTCGTGGTCAGCAGTGCCCTTTCGAGGCACGAAAGCCGGGGCCTTCATTACACGGTCGATTTTCCTCATCTCGAGGAAAGCAAGAGGCTCCCAACAATAATTTCTCCAAGTTCACATGTCAACAACACTTGGAGTTCTATGCAGTTACATAAGCAGCCCATGTATCAGTAA